The Streptomyces puniciscabiei genomic interval GCATCTCCTGGAGCAGCTCGGTGGCGCGCTGACGTTTCACCTGAACTCCTTGCTGTTCTTCGGCCCCGCCCTGGAACTGTAGGGGCTGGCGTGCTCCGGGTAACAGCTCCCATAGGCGAGCACGAGAAGCGGCAGCCTGCCCGGAGGGGGTCAGACGGGCGGCCGTCCCCGCACCGGGTCGACGGGCAGGTGCCTTTCGGCGAGGGCCTTGGTCACGGTCTTGTGCCGTCGCCTTCGGCATGGACGTGGCTCCGGCGCGGGTGGAGGCGCTGTGGTTGAAGGCGAAACGCCTGGTCGCACGGGGCTGGCTGGCCGAGCCGGCAGCGGGCCGGTTCACGCCTGCCCGCGGTGTGGCCTCGCCAGGCGGTGGGTCATAAGCCCGATCATCGACCAGTCGGAGTAACGCTCAGCTCCGGTTCGCTGCTGCGCTACGGCGGGATGGCCTAGAGGTGCGGTGGTGCGGCTTCCTTCCAGCCACCGTTGATGTACCAGGTTTCGGCGGCCAGTGCTCGGTACAGGGCGCTCTCCCAGCTGTTCGGGTTCGTCTTCGTCCAGCCCTCGGCGCTTCTGGCGAGGTGATCCGCGATGCCGTTGCGGGGTCGGCCGGTGAACATGTGGAAGAGGGTGGAGAGGTGGTTTGCGACCTGTAGGCGGTAGCGTCCGTCGAGGTCCAACACGCGCAGGTGGGTTTCGAGCCGGGCGACGAGCGTCGGGTCCCAGTCGACAGGTGCGCTGACGTAGAACCGTGCTGTCATCGGCTTCGAGCCGGTCTTCTTGACGAGGCGGGCGGCCAGCCAAGGAACATGGAAGAGATCGTCGTAGTAGGGGTGGAGGGTCTGGTCTTCCGCGGTGGCAGGCGAGTGCTCGCCCTTGCCGGTGTTGCAGTCCCGGCAGGCGGGCACGAGATTGACCGGTACGACCGCTAGCAGCGGGTACTTGGCCTGGGGCAGCTGGTGGTCGATGGTCGATACCTTGCCGATCCCGCACAGTGGGCAGAGTTCTTTGGCGGCGTCCTTGATGGCGTCGTAGATGTCGCGGCCGGGAACATCCTCCTTGGCCATGCGGTCCTTGTAGACCTTGCGCAGCGCCTTGCGGTCCGCTTGGTCGGCGGGTTGGGCGGCCAGGTCTTTGAGGCTGTGCAGTGCCTGGTTCTTCGCCGCCGCCTCGTACTGGTCGCCGGCGCAGACGACCGGCTCTTCGAAGGTCTCCAAGCGCTTCTTGGCTGTCGGCCGGGCGTTGCTGATGCAGGTGAGGTACGTGGCGCGGGTGTCGAAGGCCGGCGGGTCCAGGTGGCGCATCAGTGCTCCTCCCCGATCTCGCCGTCCGGTTCGTCGCGCATGCTGATCAGGGCGCTCAGGACGAGCCGGGCCTCGCCGCCGAGTCGATGCCCGAAGCGGTCGAGCACGGCCTCGTAGGAGTAGTTCTCCTCGACCAGGCGGCGCAGCTCGCGCAGGAAGCCTGCCTCGGCGACCTCCAGGCCGAAGACCTCGTGAGTGAGCAGGCCGACGTTTTCGCCGTAGGTCTCGATCCGGGGACGGTCGGCACCGAGGTGCTGGCCGTAGCGGTGGAGCTTCCACACGCAGTGGGCGGGGATCTCCTGTAGCACGACGGGAGCGTGCGTGGCGACGATCGCCAGCCCGTTGCGGTCGGATAGCAGATCGGACAGGGCGCGCATGAAGGCGGCCAGCAACGGTGGGTGCAGGTGGGCCTCGGGCTCGTCGATGATCACCAGGGTGCGTTCGTCGACATGCTCGACCAGCCGGGTCATGGTCAGCAGCACGATCTTGTGGCCGGAGCTGAGGCCGCGAAACAGCATCCGCGCCTTCTTCCCGCGGACGACCGGGCTGGCCGTGTGCTCGAAGTCCTCCAGCCATCCCTCTTCCAGGAAGCCGCTGCCGGCGTAGTCAAGGGTGCGCAGCGCGCGGATCCAGCGTTCTGCACGTTCGCGGGTCAGACACGCCTCGATGCTCTCGCGGAAGTCCCGGCGCAGCGCGTAGGGCGTCTTGAACTTCGGCGAGCGTGCGCCGGGCACGCGCAGGCCCACGTAGGAGGCGGTGAACATCTCGTCGCCCTCGACGAGGGGGAACTCGTCGAAGGCACTGAAGGAGACGGCGACGAGGTTGCCGAACGAGCGCCCTTCACGTCCGAACTCGATCACCTGGCCGAGCCGGGCGGGCTGGGGCTCGGCGGCGGCGACCGCCCGGGCGAGGTGGGAAAGGAGGTACGACTTCCCGACGCCGTTGCGACCGGTGAGAGCGTGGACGTTGCTGGGAGGCTGGGAGTCGGGCACGACGCGGAACCGCAGGCGCGGGGGTTCGATGCCGCGGGGGGCAGGGGGCTCGTAGGTGATGTCGAACAAGTCTCTGCGCGCGCCACCGCGGGCGATGCGACGCAACTGCCCTCGGACGGTGGCCAGTTTTACGAACCGGACCAAGGACCTCCGCGTCACGTCGTGCTGCATGGCGGTGTGGAAGCTGTCCTCGCTGTACGCCATGTCGTGCAGGGCTTCCAGCACCTCTTCGCGGTGCCCGCCGGGTATCTGCCGGAGCCGCTCGTAGTAACCGTCATCCTGCCCGAGGGAGAAGAAGCGGCGGTCCAGCTGGCTGAACCGCGCCGGCAGGGGCACGACGCACACGTCGTCCCCGTCCATCGAGATGTGACCGTCCATCGAGATGTGGCCGATCTTCACGGTGCCGATCTCCCAGGGACGGCCGTCAACGAGAAGGATGAGTCTGAACGTGGTGCGGTATCCGGAGTCATCCCAGGGGTCGCGCACCAGCAGGGCGTCGGCGTTCTCCACTCGGTCTGTGAAGAAGTGGGCGTCATCGACCACTGCGAACTCCACGTTGCTGTCTCCCGCCCTTGCCACCTGTTCCTTCGACCAGCTGATCCTAGGAGGGCCACGGGTTGACTGTTCGGGCAGGGAGTGCGGGCATGCGGCGATACGCATGCCGTCGGCTGCGCTGGCGCGCCCCGCACGGGCGCCGTGCCCATGCAACTTACGGTCCACACCACCTTGTCGCCAACGGGGATGCGTACGTCCCGCACTGCGGGGTTGCCTGAGACTCGCACCGCGTGAAGGGCCTGCTCCAACGTGGCGGAGGGCAGGACACTGCGGGTGAGCGGTTCGCCAGTCGTGGCCTCGCGCCTCGGACGCGAACCGGTCAGCGGGTGCGGCTGGTCTGCGGTGAGGCCGGTGCGGGGGGGACGGTGGTGGGCGTGGTGGTGAGCTTGGCGGTGTGTTTCGGTTTCGTGGGGCTGTGCCGTCGGGTGCCGGTGCCGTGGGCGAGGTCCTCGGTGAGGTGGGCCAGCAGCGTGGCGGAGGTGTAGGGGGAGGCGTTAATCTCCCAGGTGGGGCGGTCGATGGTGGGGCCGGCCCACAGGGTCCAGGTGGCGAGGGTGCTGTGGGGATGTTGGGCGGCGAAGGCGTCGAACTGGACGCCGGCGTCACCTTGGGGTGTTTCCCAGCGAATCCAGCGTCCGTTCACGGTGTGCTTCCAGCCGGCGTCGGTCAGCGCGCGGGTTGCTGCGGCAACCGTCGTCTCGGTGACGGGGCTGCCGATGGCGGTGTCCCAGGCGTCACCCTCGGCGAGACGCGTCAGCAGGGTCTCGAGGACGGGGGCCGGCGTGGCGCCGGTTGCCGTAAGGTGCCACATCCGGTCGGAGACGGGACTCTCGTAGGCGGCGATGGTCCATGCCCTCTCGCGGGGATCGGCTTCGTGGACGCGTTCGATGCGCAGGGTCTGTGATTCGTGGATGGCGTGGGTGGTGTCGTCGCCGAAGGTGCGCCACTTCTCCCAGTCGTCGTGCACGGCCAGGAACTGATGGAGGATGGCGTCGTGGTCGCCGGGATCCGCGGCGTAGGAGGGAACCGTCTCCGACCGCTGGACGGGCGGCTCTGGCTCGGCTGCGGCCGGCGCACGCAGGGCGGTGAGGGCTTCGGCCGTCTGGCGTTCGGTGTCGGTCGTGGGCGCGGGGCCGGGTCGCAGGGTGTCGCCGTGGAGGCGTTCGAAGGCGGCGATGGCCTGGGCGGGCGAGCCGTAGACGTCGGCGACCTGCCGCAGGTGATTCTCGCCGTGGAGGTACACGCTCTTGCTGCCGTCGCGGTAGGTGCCGACGGCGACGGTGGTGCCGCTGTCGTCGGCGTGGGCGTGGATGACGAGGCGGCCGTGGCGGATGTCGTCGTAGATCTTCTGGGCTTCGTTGGAGACCTCTCGCATCTCCTCGCGGGTGAGCCAGGGCAGCGGGTAGTTGGCCCATGTCCATTCCGCGGCGATGGCTTCACGCAACTGGGGTGTGATCTCCGTGGTGATGCCCTCGGCGGCCAGTGCCTGGGCGGCCTTTTCCGCCCAGTACGGCTCCTCGTGGTCGATGCGGGCGAGGACCAGGGTGCGGTCGTCGACAGGTTCGAATCCGCGGGCGGCCAGGAGAGCGTGGGCCGTGCGGTGCCGGGTGCCGGTGAGGGTCGCGGCCACCGCACTGGAGTGGCTGGGGTGGGTGTCGAGGCGCACGTGTGCGTCGATGGCGGGGTCCGTCAAGGAGTGTTCCTCGTGTCGGCCTGTGGCCGGACCATAGGGGCCCGACCACAGGCGGTTCGGTGTCAGCGGGAGACGCGTGCAGCGGACGGGGCCGCTGTCCGGGGAGGGCCCGCCCGCGGGGGCGTCGCCGCGGCCCCGGTCTGGCGGGGCTTGGCGGCCGGTGCCGGGGCGGTGGCGTGAGTCCAGCGGGTGCGCAAGGCGGTGAGGTCGGCCAGGGCGCGGCGGCTGCCGGTGATCAGCTGGTGGGGGGTGTTGGCGGGGTCCTCGGTGTAGGCGGTGATCCGCGCGGCGACGGTGCGGGCGCGGGCGAGCAGGGCTCGTTGCAGGACCTTCTCGCCCCAGTACTCGGGTGAGCCGACGGGCGTGGAGACGAGGGTCATCAGGTCGTCGGGGGTGATGCCGTCGGCGAGGAGGCCGCGGTGCTGGGCCTCCCACAGCACGGTGATCGGATCGACAGGGTCACCACGGTGGACCAGTGAGGTCAGGCACTGCCACAGGGCGCCGTGCAGCGGCAGCGCGAAGTCCTCGGCTTGCAGCCACCGCATGGTCTTCAGTTCTGCTGGGTGCGCGGTGGCGGTCGCGAGGAGGAGCCGTTCCTCGTCCACGGCTTCCTCGCCGCTGTCCCGCGGCGGTGCTGCCGGCAGCGGGGTGCGTGGAAGCGAGCCGGGGTGCGGGGCGAACTGCCCGGAGAGATCCTCCAAAAGCCGTCCGAGCACATCGGCCTGAGCCAGCGTGGCGGCGGCCGGGTCCGGCAGGGTGGCATCGGTCGCGGTCCAGGCCAGGCGTTCGGCGTGCATGCGCAGCATCCGGCGGGCGTGATCGGCCCGGATCATCCGTGCGTACGCCGGTGCGTGCTGGGGCCGGGGGCAGACCTGGATGAGGGTGTGGAGGTAGGAGGCGGTCAGACCGGGTGCTTCGGGGCGGGCGGCTTCCATGACGGTGTTCAGCCATGCCACCTCGGTGCGGTGGGCCTCGGGGTCGGGTGGCGGCACGCTGCGCATGGCCGAGAGGAGGGCGCCCTGGGTGTGGTTGCTGAAGTGGTCGGCTTGAAGGGGGCCGATGTCGGCGAGCCGGTGGGGTTCGAGCAGGAGGGCGCCGAGCAGGGACTGCTCGGCGTAGTGCACGGCCGGGTTCGGCGGCAGGTCGTCGAAGTCGTCGTCCTCGTACGGGTCGGTGGGGCGGGGCATCAAGCGGCCAGGGTGAAGTCGTCGGGGGTGAGGGTCTTGCCCAGGTGCGGGGCGAGCAGGTGGGCGGCGAGCCGGGGCGGGACGGCGTTGCCGATCTGGCTGAAGACTTGGCCCTTGTTGCCCTGCCAGGGGTAGTCGGCGGGGAAGGTCTGCAGGATGCCGGCTTCCTGGGCGGTGATCCGGATGGACTCCGGAACCGGACGCTCCTCGCCCTCACCACCGGATGCCGGTTCGGCGACCCACACGCATTCGTTGGCCCGGTGCCCGAAGAACAAGGTGCCGGCGGGCTCGTCTACGCCGCGCACCGTCGCGTTCGCCTGATTGTTGCTGCGCAACGACCACGACCAGCCGTGCGTCCCGGCGCCGAACGCCGGGGCCGACGCATCGGCGAGCCGGTTCTCCCGGATCCCTTCATCGTCAGCCCAACCCGCAATCTCAGCAGGCGACTTCAGCACCATCGGTACGGTGTGCGGTTTCCAAGTACCGCGGTCGCGAGCGCTGGCGAGGGACTTGCGTGACCCCGAGGGGAAGGGCTCGGGACCGCCGCCGGGCCCGCCGCCGGCGCACACGGTGGGCACGGGACGGTCGGTAGCGCCCCAGCCGAGGGCCTCAGCCATGGATACCCACCGAGAGCGGCCCGGCCCGAACAGCGTTTCCGGTTCGGCGACGTCCGCATGCGTGGGCGGCGGAGGCGCGGCGGTGCGCGTACGGGAGGCCAGCAGGATCGCCCGCCGCCTCGTCTGTGGCACGCCGTAGTCGGCGGCATTCAAGATCCCGGTCCACACCGAGAAGCCCCAGCCCCGCAGCACGGCTGCGTACTGGCGCCACAGGGGCAACACGTCCGGGACTTCCTCCATCGCCACCCATTCCGGCTCGCCGACGCCGTGGAGGGCATGCAGGTAGCGCATCGGCTCGGCCGCGAGCAGGGAGCGCTCGTCGCGACACGAGGTCAGCAGCCTGGCGCGAGTGTCGCGGCCTTGGGCGAGGTCGGCGACGGCCTGGTGGACCAGCGGCTGGTCGATGAGCCCGAGGCGCTTGCCGGCCCGCGACCACGCCTGACAAGGTGGTGACGCAATTAGCCCCGAAGTCTTCCCCACAAAAGGCCAGACCGGATACAGGGCTACGTCGGTGCGGATCGTCAGCTGGCCTGCCGCGGCGCGGGTTTTGCAGGCCCACTCGTCCCATTCCAGGCCCACGTCCCGAAATCCCAGCATGGTCAGCGCCGAACTCCAGCCGCCTGGGCCGCTGAATAGGTCAATTATCACGAAGCCAGCCCGAAGTCATCCTTTGTGGGCATTACTTCGGAGCCGCGGCACGTCCATGGAGAGCATCCGTCGGTGACACCCTGCTCCAGCTCCTCGGTGTCCGGGGAGTCGGTGCTGAGTTCGTGCTGGAGGGCGGCCCATTCGGCGGCGGTGACGTGGTCGATCGGAGCCTGGTCGAGAGGGACGCGGGAGCGGTGCAGGAATGCCTCGCCCAGCAGCCGGTTGCCGGTCGCGTTGGCGCGGGCATTGCCCTTGCGGATCGCCGCGTCGAAAGCCACCACATCCGCCCACTCCGACGGAGAGTTGTCCCTGATGCTGCGCCACTGGGCGTTTCCGTGGAAAGGGCATCCGAGGCAGCTTGATTTCGGGGTGTCGGCCAGTCCCAGTGAGGTCAGGTAACGGACGCAGTCGGCTCGTGACCAGCCCAAATCGATCAGCGGGTGGCGGTTGCGCATGTACTTGACGTCGGCGTCCTTGGCCCGGTGGAATTCGTCGGTGGAGATGCCGACCCACTGCTCGACGAAAATCTCCTTCGGGATGCGGGCAGGATACGGGTAGCCCAGGAGTTCACGGACCTTCTTTTTGATTGGCTTGATTTTATATTCGCCTGTGCATTGCCGTCGGGTCATCCCTGGCTTGCCATCCTGGTTGAGGATGTAGAGCGGCATGGAAGCGAATCTGTGATCTGGGTCGAGTGCGTCGTCGCGAATGTTTCCGGAAGTGACGCGCAAGATGGGGATGCCTGCCGGTTCGGCTATCTCCTTTTCCAGGCGTTCGAGGTGGTCATAAACGACCCTGGGTTCCCAGCCTGTGTCGGCGAAAATGGCGTAGTCGACTTTCGGGAGTATGCCCTCGGCGGACAGGGCAAGCATCGCGCTAGATTGGACGCCGGCGCCTAGAGAAATTGATTTGAATGCGGGGGTTGCGGAAATCGTGGGTCCTTGCGTGAACGAGGGTGCAGACCGGCGCGGGGTGGAGGTCAGCGCCGGGCGGGGGCGGTGGCCGGCGCGGCGGGCGGCGCCGGGGGTAGTGCCGGTGGGGAAGCCGGGCGGCCGGCGAAGGCGGGGCTCGCCTGGTCCAGACCGTCGGCGAGCTGCTGGGCGGCGGTCTTGGCTGACTTCAGCCAGTCGAAGACATCGGCGGGGAGCTTCTGCCAGTGGGCGTGGTACTGGGCCCACTGGAGGATCTCGGCCGCGTTGCGCAGCTGCTCGGCGAGCTGGGCGAGAACGGCGGCCTGCTGGTCGCCGGTCTGTGCGGTGTGGGTGGACTGGAGGAGTTCGTCCAGCGCGGTCGGCAGTGGATCGGGGTCAGCGGGTAGGCCGTAGAGCCGGGCGTGCAGCGACTGCGCGAAGCTCGTGACGGGTCCTCCGCGGGAGCGGTGACCGAACTCGGCTGCGGCTTGGGGGCGGACCCTGAAGCTGACGATCACGTCGCGAGGTGGGCAGTTGGGATGGATTTGGTCGGCGAGGGCGCGGGCGAGGTCGTGTGCTGTCGGAGTGTCGGAAGAGGTCATGGCTCCAGGAAGGGAAGCGTCAGCGCGGGGCGGTGGCGCGGATGTTGTCGCCGGTGGTGCGGGCGGGCGCGTGGGGGCGAGGGCTTGGGCGGGCCCGCCGGGTGGTCAGAGGGTGTGCCGGTGCCGCTGAGGTGCGGGCGGCGGTGTCGGCGTGGTGGCCTGGGTGCGGCCCCGCGTGGTGGTGATGGCTTCGGGCGTGGGCAGGCCGAGTCGGATTTCGCTGGGGAGGCCGAGGGACCACAGGTGTGTCTCAGCGCGGGCGACGATGCCGACGCTTTCGCGTTCGCCGAGTTCGTAAGGGAGGGTGTAGCCCGCGGCGGTCGGGGTGAACCCGTGCTGTTCGAGCACGCCGCGTGCGTCCTGGGTGTGGGCGGTCGCGGTGATGTGGCCGTCGGAGAGGTCGAAGTGGACGGTCGGCTTGGGCGCCGGGCCGGACTCGTGGTAGCGGGTGGTCCAGCTGAGGTCGACGAAGTCCATGGTGTGGGCAAGTAGTTGGTGAAGGGCCTCGCCGGTCCGGTTGTGCGCCTCTTCGCGGGACGTGCTGGGCGGGAGGAGGTACAGGGTGCGGCCCTGATGCTCACGGGCGGTGAAGCCGCTGGTGGTCAGGATGCGGTGGGCCGATCGGATCGGCTGGTTGACGACGACGAAGGTGTGTCCGTCGTCGGTGGAGCCGACGAAGACGGCGTGGTGATCGGTGAAGGCCATGGCGGTTTGAGGTCCGTGGGAAATTCGGCGGGGTGAGGGGGCCGGGCGTCGCAAGGGCGCCTGAGTGAGCCGTGCCGCATGCCGGCATGACGCGGTGCCGACGGGGGACGGCAGCCCTGGCGCCCTTGCGAAGCGCCGGGTGTGTGAGGTGGGGGTTACGCGGTGATGCCGAAGTCGTCCTGCTTCGGTGCGGGTGCGGCCTTGGCGACGGCCCGGGCGGTGATGGCCTTGGAGGCGCGGCCGGAGGCGGCGGACAGTTCGTCGGCGCCGGGTTCGAGGTACCAGGGGCGCAGGTCGAGCATGGCGGCGCGCATGCCGGTGGCGAAGCACAGCGCGGTGCCCTTGGGCAGGGCGCGGATGGCGTCGGCCGGCATGATCCGTTCCTGGCGCATGCTGACGCTGGTGGAGGTGCCGGAGTCCGAGGTGGAGGTGGACTTGGTCTCCACGTCGTGGTCACCGATCAGCCGGGAGAGCTTGTCGGCGAAGTCAGGGTCGTCGATGCCGGAGCCGATGACCTTGATGGTGGAGGCGGACCACATGGCGTCCATGCCAGCATCCCCCCAGACCTTCTGGCCCTGGCGGTAGGACTGCAGGATGGTGATCGGGATGATGCCGCGGGATCCGAGGTGGGAGTACAGGTCCGGCAGGTCCGAGATCTTGCACACGTTGGCGGCCTCGTCGAGGATCGCGAGCATCGGCGGGTCGAGACGTCCGCCGGCGCGTTCGGCCTGAGCGGTCGCGGCCCGCATCACCGAGTCCGCGCATGCCGCGATCAGCGCGCTCGCGCCACCACCGCCGTCCTTCGACAGCAGGTAGAGGGTGTCGCGGGACGTGACGAACTCGGACGGCCGGAACTCGGGCACGTCCTTCTGCGGGGTGACCCAGGCGGCGATCTCGGAGTTCAGGAGCGCGGCGGCGTACTGGCGGGCGGTCTCAAAGATGCCGTCGCGGGTCTCGGGCGGGCCTTCGACCGTGCCCTTGAGCTGTGCGGCGACGGCGGTGAACTGGTGGTCGCGCAGGATGTCCAGCGGCGTGCGGTCGGCGGGGAAGGCCAGCCACTGCATGACATCGGTGATCGGCCGTTCGTCCAGGGCCGCGGCCAGGAACAGTTGGGAGAGGATGTTGGATCCGGCCTTGGACCAGAAGTCTCCCTGCTGGGAGGCGTCGACGGAGGCGGCGAGGAAGTGCCCGGCGAGCCGGCCGGCGCCTTCGAGGGTCTTGGCGTCAGCAAGCGGGTTCCACCACATCTCCCGCTTCGCGTGGGCGATTTGCTGCGGGTCCATCGACCAGGTCCGGCCGACCTTGGCTCGCGCTTCGAGGGTGGCGGTGTAAGCGTCGCCGGCGGCCTTGTTGGAGGTCAGCAGGACCGGGCCGGGGGCACCCAGGATGGAGGGGATGGCCAGGCTGGTGGTCTTGCCGGAACGGGGCGCCATGATGGCGACCGCTACGTCCTCGTAGCCCATGCGGACTTCGCGGCGGGTGCCCTGGATGTTGCCGAGCAGGATGCCGGTGTCGGCCGCCTGGATGGTCTTGGCGTCCTTCAGGCTCGGGCGCAGGGAGCGGGCCTTGGCGGTGATGGCTTTGGCGAGCAGGGGCTCGATGTCCTTGGGCTTCGCCATCCCGGCGACCTTCTTCTTCCGCCCGCCGCTGCCGCCGTGGTGCTGTGACCAGAGCACGGCGCCGACGACGCCCAGGGCGATCAGGACCGCGCCGGGGACGATGCGTGCACCGACCAGCAGCGCCG includes:
- a CDS encoding AAA family ATPase encodes the protein MEFAVVDDAHFFTDRVENADALLVRDPWDDSGYRTTFRLILLVDGRPWEIGTVKIGHISMDGHISMDGDDVCVVPLPARFSQLDRRFFSLGQDDGYYERLRQIPGGHREEVLEALHDMAYSEDSFHTAMQHDVTRRSLVRFVKLATVRGQLRRIARGGARRDLFDITYEPPAPRGIEPPRLRFRVVPDSQPPSNVHALTGRNGVGKSYLLSHLARAVAAAEPQPARLGQVIEFGREGRSFGNLVAVSFSAFDEFPLVEGDEMFTASYVGLRVPGARSPKFKTPYALRRDFRESIEACLTRERAERWIRALRTLDYAGSGFLEEGWLEDFEHTASPVVRGKKARMLFRGLSSGHKIVLLTMTRLVEHVDERTLVIIDEPEAHLHPPLLAAFMRALSDLLSDRNGLAIVATHAPVVLQEIPAHCVWKLHRYGQHLGADRPRIETYGENVGLLTHEVFGLEVAEAGFLRELRRLVEENYSYEAVLDRFGHRLGGEARLVLSALISMRDEPDGEIGEEH
- a CDS encoding DUF317 domain-containing protein, which encodes MTDPAIDAHVRLDTHPSHSSAVAATLTGTRHRTAHALLAARGFEPVDDRTLVLARIDHEEPYWAEKAAQALAAEGITTEITPQLREAIAAEWTWANYPLPWLTREEMREVSNEAQKIYDDIRHGRLVIHAHADDSGTTVAVGTYRDGSKSVYLHGENHLRQVADVYGSPAQAIAAFERLHGDTLRPGPAPTTDTERQTAEALTALRAPAAAEPEPPVQRSETVPSYAADPGDHDAILHQFLAVHDDWEKWRTFGDDTTHAIHESQTLRIERVHEADPRERAWTIAAYESPVSDRMWHLTATGATPAPVLETLLTRLAEGDAWDTAIGSPVTETTVAAATRALTDAGWKHTVNGRWIRWETPQGDAGVQFDAFAAQHPHSTLATWTLWAGPTIDRPTWEINASPYTSATLLAHLTEDLAHGTGTRRHSPTKPKHTAKLTTTPTTVPPAPASPQTSRTR
- a CDS encoding DnaB-like helicase N-terminal domain-containing protein, whose translation is MPRPTDPYEDDDFDDLPPNPAVHYAEQSLLGALLLEPHRLADIGPLQADHFSNHTQGALLSAMRSVPPPDPEAHRTEVAWLNTVMEAARPEAPGLTASYLHTLIQVCPRPQHAPAYARMIRADHARRMLRMHAERLAWTATDATLPDPAAATLAQADVLGRLLEDLSGQFAPHPGSLPRTPLPAAPPRDSGEEAVDEERLLLATATAHPAELKTMRWLQAEDFALPLHGALWQCLTSLVHRGDPVDPITVLWEAQHRGLLADGITPDDLMTLVSTPVGSPEYWGEKVLQRALLARARTVAARITAYTEDPANTPHQLITGSRRALADLTALRTRWTHATAPAPAAKPRQTGAAATPPRAGPPRTAAPSAARVSR
- a CDS encoding DNA cytosine methyltransferase encodes the protein MIIDLFSGPGGWSSALTMLGFRDVGLEWDEWACKTRAAAGQLTIRTDVALYPVWPFVGKTSGLIASPPCQAWSRAGKRLGLIDQPLVHQAVADLAQGRDTRARLLTSCRDERSLLAAEPMRYLHALHGVGEPEWVAMEEVPDVLPLWRQYAAVLRGWGFSVWTGILNAADYGVPQTRRRAILLASRTRTAAPPPPTHADVAEPETLFGPGRSRWVSMAEALGWGATDRPVPTVCAGGGPGGGPEPFPSGSRKSLASARDRGTWKPHTVPMVLKSPAEIAGWADDEGIRENRLADASAPAFGAGTHGWSWSLRSNNQANATVRGVDEPAGTLFFGHRANECVWVAEPASGGEGEERPVPESIRITAQEAGILQTFPADYPWQGNKGQVFSQIGNAVPPRLAAHLLAPHLGKTLTPDDFTLAA
- a CDS encoding type IV secretory system conjugative DNA transfer family protein, translating into MPNTPAPSGSSTDGYDIAFRVLLGAMAIAVPLANLAWLGGNTTAWLTDSGPWAPYQPVEALLHPNRLWPHLGDTALLVGARIVPGAVLIALGVVGAVLWSQHHGGSGGRKKKVAGMAKPKDIEPLLAKAITAKARSLRPSLKDAKTIQAADTGILLGNIQGTRREVRMGYEDVAVAIMAPRSGKTTSLAIPSILGAPGPVLLTSNKAAGDAYTATLEARAKVGRTWSMDPQQIAHAKREMWWNPLADAKTLEGAGRLAGHFLAASVDASQQGDFWSKAGSNILSQLFLAAALDERPITDVMQWLAFPADRTPLDILRDHQFTAVAAQLKGTVEGPPETRDGIFETARQYAAALLNSEIAAWVTPQKDVPEFRPSEFVTSRDTLYLLSKDGGGGASALIAACADSVMRAATAQAERAGGRLDPPMLAILDEAANVCKISDLPDLYSHLGSRGIIPITILQSYRQGQKVWGDAGMDAMWSASTIKVIGSGIDDPDFADKLSRLIGDHDVETKSTSTSDSGTSTSVSMRQERIMPADAIRALPKGTALCFATGMRAAMLDLRPWYLEPGADELSAASGRASKAITARAVAKAAPAPKQDDFGITA